In a single window of the Cucumis melo cultivar AY chromosome 11, USDA_Cmelo_AY_1.0, whole genome shotgun sequence genome:
- the LOC103497697 gene encoding uncharacterized protein LOC103497697 isoform X1, with protein sequence MASQADYMEKIHLRQNYRNIWHTDLTGTIAASPPYCCFSLFCAPYASYLLRKRALYDDMSRYTCCGGYMPCSGKCGEKRCPEVCLCTEVFCCFANSVASTRFMLQDEFNIQTTECDNCIIAFTLCLSQLACICSIIACLLGSEELREASDLLTCLSNLVYCSVCACMQSSRHNTSLSWIKEMASLDLNHHPWLRLSHSKCPVSFSLFRPLLVDILLLRYMDNHLGTYPLLLFKATPRHGHHHQPLTWLKATSPLLHFKAIHNPVILRIRLRANTSDLFHIVSQICKLKFAYSE encoded by the exons ATGGCGTCGCAAGCTGATTACATGGAGAAAATCCACCTTCGTCAGAATTACAGAAATATCTGGCATACTGATCTCACGGGCACCATTGCTGCCAGTCCACCTT ATTGTTGCTTTTCTTTATTCTG tGCCCCATATGCTTCTTACCTTCTGCGCAAACGAGCTCTTTACGATGATATGTCGAG ATACACATGCTGTGGTGGCTACATGCCTTGCAGCGGCAAGTGTGGAGAAAAGCGTTGCCCTGAAGTTTGTCTATGCACTGAG GTTTTTTGTTGCTTTGCTAATTCAGTTGCATCAACACGTTTCATGTTGCAAGACGAGTTCAATATACAGACAACAGAGTGTGATAACTGCATCATC GCCTTTACGTTGTGCCTCTCACAACTGGCTTGCATATGCTCCATAATTGCTTGCTTGCTTGGAAGTGAAGAACTTCGAGAGGCCTCAGACTTATTGACCTGTTTATCTAATCTTGTATACTGCTC TGTCTGTGCATGTATGCAG AGCTCCAGACACAACACAAGCTTGAGTTGGATAAAAGAGATGGCAAGTTTGGACCTCAACCACCACCCATGGCTGCGCCTCTCACACAGCAAATGTCCCGTATCGTTCAGCCTATTCCGGCCGCTGTTGGTGGATATCCTCCTCCTCCGGTATATGGACAACCATTTGGGCACCTACCCCCTCCTGTTGTTCAAGGCTACCCCCCGGCACGGCCACCACCACCAGCCCCTCACCTGGCTCAAGGCTACCAGCCCCCTCCTCCATTTCAAGGCTATCCACAACCCGGTTATCCTCCGCATCCGCCTCCGGGCCAATACAAGTGATTTGTTCCACATTGTTTCCCAAATATGTAAACTCAAATTTGCATATTCTGAATAA
- the LOC103497697 gene encoding uncharacterized protein LOC103497697 isoform X4, whose translation MASQADYMEKIHLRQNYRNIWHTDLTGTIAASPPYCCFSLFCAPYASYLLRKRALYDDMSRYTCCGGYMPCSGKCGEKRCPEVCLCTEVFCCFANSVASTRFMLQDEFNIQTTECDNCIIAFTLCLSQLACICSIIACLLGSEELREASDLLTCLSNLVYCS comes from the exons ATGGCGTCGCAAGCTGATTACATGGAGAAAATCCACCTTCGTCAGAATTACAGAAATATCTGGCATACTGATCTCACGGGCACCATTGCTGCCAGTCCACCTT ATTGTTGCTTTTCTTTATTCTG tGCCCCATATGCTTCTTACCTTCTGCGCAAACGAGCTCTTTACGATGATATGTCGAG ATACACATGCTGTGGTGGCTACATGCCTTGCAGCGGCAAGTGTGGAGAAAAGCGTTGCCCTGAAGTTTGTCTATGCACTGAG GTTTTTTGTTGCTTTGCTAATTCAGTTGCATCAACACGTTTCATGTTGCAAGACGAGTTCAATATACAGACAACAGAGTGTGATAACTGCATCATC GCCTTTACGTTGTGCCTCTCACAACTGGCTTGCATATGCTCCATAATTGCTTGCTTGCTTGGAAGTGAAGAACTTCGAGAGGCCTCAGACTTATTGACCTGTTTATCTAATCTTGTATACTGCTCGTAA
- the LOC103497697 gene encoding uncharacterized protein LOC103497697 isoform X3: MASQADYMEKIHLRQNYRNIWHTDLTGTIAASPPYCCFSLFCAPYASYLLRKRALYDDMSRYTCCGGYMPCSGKCGEKRCPEVCLCTEVFCCFANSVASTRFMLQDEFNIQTTECDNCIIAFTLCLSQLACICSIIACLLGSEELREASDLLTCLSNLVYCSVCACMQDACMIF, from the exons ATGGCGTCGCAAGCTGATTACATGGAGAAAATCCACCTTCGTCAGAATTACAGAAATATCTGGCATACTGATCTCACGGGCACCATTGCTGCCAGTCCACCTT ATTGTTGCTTTTCTTTATTCTG tGCCCCATATGCTTCTTACCTTCTGCGCAAACGAGCTCTTTACGATGATATGTCGAG ATACACATGCTGTGGTGGCTACATGCCTTGCAGCGGCAAGTGTGGAGAAAAGCGTTGCCCTGAAGTTTGTCTATGCACTGAG GTTTTTTGTTGCTTTGCTAATTCAGTTGCATCAACACGTTTCATGTTGCAAGACGAGTTCAATATACAGACAACAGAGTGTGATAACTGCATCATC GCCTTTACGTTGTGCCTCTCACAACTGGCTTGCATATGCTCCATAATTGCTTGCTTGCTTGGAAGTGAAGAACTTCGAGAGGCCTCAGACTTATTGACCTGTTTATCTAATCTTGTATACTGCTC TGTCTGTGCATGTATGCAG GATGCATGTATGATTTTCTGA
- the LOC103497697 gene encoding uncharacterized protein LOC103497697 isoform X2 encodes MASQADYMEKIHLRQNYRNIWHTDLTGTIAASPPYCCFSLFCAPYASYLLRKRALYDDMSRYTCCGGYMPCSGKCGEKRCPEVCLCTEVFCCFANSVASTRFMLQDEFNIQTTECDNCIIAFTLCLSQLACICSIIACLLGSEELREASDLLTCLSNLVYCSVCACMQTQHKLELDKRDGKFGPQPPPMAAPLTQQMSRIVQPIPAAVGGYPPPPVYGQPFGHLPPPVVQGYPPARPPPPAPHLAQGYQPPPPFQGYPQPGYPPHPPPGQYK; translated from the exons ATGGCGTCGCAAGCTGATTACATGGAGAAAATCCACCTTCGTCAGAATTACAGAAATATCTGGCATACTGATCTCACGGGCACCATTGCTGCCAGTCCACCTT ATTGTTGCTTTTCTTTATTCTG tGCCCCATATGCTTCTTACCTTCTGCGCAAACGAGCTCTTTACGATGATATGTCGAG ATACACATGCTGTGGTGGCTACATGCCTTGCAGCGGCAAGTGTGGAGAAAAGCGTTGCCCTGAAGTTTGTCTATGCACTGAG GTTTTTTGTTGCTTTGCTAATTCAGTTGCATCAACACGTTTCATGTTGCAAGACGAGTTCAATATACAGACAACAGAGTGTGATAACTGCATCATC GCCTTTACGTTGTGCCTCTCACAACTGGCTTGCATATGCTCCATAATTGCTTGCTTGCTTGGAAGTGAAGAACTTCGAGAGGCCTCAGACTTATTGACCTGTTTATCTAATCTTGTATACTGCTC TGTCTGTGCATGTATGCAG ACACAACACAAGCTTGAGTTGGATAAAAGAGATGGCAAGTTTGGACCTCAACCACCACCCATGGCTGCGCCTCTCACACAGCAAATGTCCCGTATCGTTCAGCCTATTCCGGCCGCTGTTGGTGGATATCCTCCTCCTCCGGTATATGGACAACCATTTGGGCACCTACCCCCTCCTGTTGTTCAAGGCTACCCCCCGGCACGGCCACCACCACCAGCCCCTCACCTGGCTCAAGGCTACCAGCCCCCTCCTCCATTTCAAGGCTATCCACAACCCGGTTATCCTCCGCATCCGCCTCCGGGCCAATACAAGTGA
- the LOC103497696 gene encoding brassinosteroid-responsive RING protein 1, producing MGFPVGCTEVFFPTIFLHLLSLLDLLKFLILSLFRLLGLPEFLPSDNLPPELQFPLNPPPSALLLRELLPVVKFSDLPNPPERCAVCLYEFEGAEEIRWLTNCKHIFHRRCLDRWMDHDHDTCPLCRTPFVPDGMMDEFNQRLWAASGVAETFETDFNSVLG from the coding sequence ATGGGCTTTCCGGTGGGTTGCACCGAAGTTTTCTTCCCCACCATATTCCTCCACCTCCTCTCCCTCCTCGACCTTCTCAAATTCCTCATCCTCTCCCTCTTCCGCCTCCTCGGCCTCCCCGAATTTCTCCCCTCCGACAATCTACCGCCTGAACTCCAATTCCCCCTCAACCCTCCCCCGTCGGCCCTCCTCCTCCGCGAACTCCTCCCGGTGGTGAAATTCTCCGATCTGCCAAACCCGCCAGAGAGATGCGCCGTTTGCCTGTACGAGTTCGAGGGGGCGGAGGAGATCCGGTGGCTAACGAATTGCAAGCACATATTCCACCGGAGGTGTCTGGACCGTTGGATGGATCATGATCACGACACGTGTCCTCTTTGTAGAACGCCGTTTGTGCCCGATGGGATGATGGATGAATTTAATCAACGGCTGTGGGCTGCCTCCGGTGTCGCCGAGACTTTCGAGACGGACTTTAACTCCGTTTTAGGAtag